A genomic region of Aspergillus oryzae RIB40 DNA, chromosome 1 contains the following coding sequences:
- the mcsA gene encoding putative citrate synthase Cit1 (citrate synthase) — translation MAMPMRTTRHATKLAQSSRLLAQYTSRRSYATAEPDLKSALKAVIPAKRELFQQVKQQGDDVIGEVKVANVIGGMRGLKSMLWEGSVLDPDEGIRFHGKTIKDCQKELPKGTSGTEMLPEAMFWLLLTGQVPSTSQVRAFSRELAEKSHLPQHILDLIKSFPRNMHPMTQLSIAVAALNTESQFAKAYEKGLNKADYWEPTFDDSISLLAKIPRVAALVFRPEEIDAVGTQALDVSQDWSYNFAELLGKGGQQNQDFHDLLRLYLALHGDHEGGNVSAHATHLVGSALSDPFLSYSAGLLGLAGPLHGLAAQEVLRWILSMQEKIGTKFTDEDVRTYLWDTLKSGRVVPGYGHGVLRKPDPRFEALMDFAATRPDVLANPVFQLVKKNSEIAPGVLTEHGKTKNPHPNVDAASGVLFYHYGFQQPLYYTVTFGVSRALGPLVQLIWDRALGLPIERPKSINLLGLKK, via the exons ATGGCCATGCCCATGCGAACCACTCGCCATGCTACCAAGCTGGCTCAG TCTTCGCGCCTATTGGCTCAGTATACCTCTCGCAGATCTTATGCGACGGCGGAACCCGATCTGAAGTCCGCCCTCAAGGCGGTCATCCCCGCCAAACGTGAACTCTTCCAGCAGGTGAAACAACAGGGTGACGATGTGATTGGTGAGGTCAAAGTTGCCAATGTCATTGGTGGTATGCGTGGTCTCAAGTCGATGCTCTGGGAGGGCTCGGTCCTTGATCCCGATGAGGGGATCCGCTTCCAcggcaagaccatcaagGATTGTCAGAAGGAGCTCCCTAAGGGTACCTCCGGTACCGAGATGTTGCCCGAAGCCATGTTCTGGCTCCTCCTGACGGGACAGGTCCCCTCGACCAGCCAGGTGCGCGCCTTCTCGCGCGAATTGGCCGAGAAGTCCCACCTCCCTCAGCACATCCTGGACCTCATTAAGTCCTTCCCCCGCAACATGCACCCCATGACACAGCTGTCGATCGCCGTCGCTGCTCTGAACACTGAGTCGCAGTTCGCCAAGGCCTACGAGAAGGGCCTGAACAAGGCCGATTACTGGGAGCCCACATTCGACGACAGCATCTCGTTGCTGGCCAAGATTCCCCGTGTCGCCGCATTGGTCTTCCGCCCCGAGGAGATCGACGCTGTTGGCACCCAAGCTCTCGACGTGAGCCAGGATTGGTCTTACAACTTCGCAGAGCTACTCGGCAAAGGTGGTCAACAGAACCAGGACTTCCACGATTTGCTGCGTCTGTACTTGGCCCTGCACGGTGACCACGAGGGCGGTAACGTGTCTGCCCACGCTACCCACTTGGTTGGAAGCGCCCTGAGCGACCCCTTCCTGAGCTACAGTGCGGGTCTTTTGGGTCTTGCCGGACCTCTGCACGGCCTTGCTGCCCAGGAAGTCCTGCGGTGGATCCTGTCCAtgcaggagaagatcggaACCAAGTTCACTGACGAGGACGTTCGTACCTACCTCTGGGACACTCTGAAGTCGGGCCGTGTCGTCCCTGGCTACGGCCATGGTGTCCTCCGCAAGCCTGACCCTCGTTTCGAGGCTCTCATGGACTTTGCTGCCACTCGCCCTGATGTCCTGGCCAACCCTGTCTTCCAATTGGTCAAGAAGAATTCCGAGATCGCCCCTGGTGTTCTTACGGAACATGGAAAG ACCAAGAACCCCCACCCCAATGTTGACGCCGCGTCTGGTGTTCTCTTCTACCACTACGGATTCCAGCAGCCCCTCTACTACACCGTCACCTTCGGTGTCAGCCGTGCTCTGGGCCCTCTCGTCCAGCTCATCTGGGACCGTGCCCTCGGCCTGCCCATCGAGCGTCCTAAGAGCATTAACCTCCTGGGCCTGAAGAAATGA